The nucleotide sequence CGTCTTCGCTAAAGAGATTAAATCCTCCATGTTCGCATCAATTCGTACCGCTAAATTGTTCATCCGTAAGGGCACATCACGAAGCGGTACACGATGCAATTGATCGAACGACAGCTCTGGATGACTTTTCAAATACCACAATAGATCGCCTTCTGTAACTGTTGCTTTATATTCGCCCGCTTCACTAATAATCGGAACAGCCGTATATCGATATCGTTCCATTCGCTCTAGCGTCTGTCTAAACGTTGCTTCATCGCTAACACTTATGACTTCCTTCTTCGGTAATAGAAAAAAAGCAATATTCATCGTATCACTCCTGTACATAAACATGATCG is from Candidatus Cohnella colombiensis and encodes:
- a CDS encoding CBS domain-containing protein; its protein translation is MNIAFFLLPKKEVISVSDEATFRQTLERMERYRYTAVPIISEAGEYKATVTEGDLLWYLKSHPELSFDQLHRVPLRDVPLRMNNLAVRIDANMEDLISLAKTQNFVPVVDDMNRFIGIVRRSEVIDYCEKLLPIHTRSTDEREKHA